Proteins encoded in a region of the Isoalcanivorax pacificus W11-5 genome:
- the rpsS gene encoding 30S ribosomal protein S19, protein MPRSLKKGPFVDHHLLKKVEEAVEGNSRKPIKTWSRRSMIIPEMVGLTLAVHNGKQHVPVLVSEHMVGHKLGEFALTRNFRGHIVDKKSKR, encoded by the coding sequence GTGCCACGTTCACTGAAAAAAGGTCCTTTCGTGGATCACCACCTTCTGAAAAAGGTGGAAGAAGCGGTGGAAGGTAACTCCCGCAAGCCGATCAAGACCTGGTCGCGCCGCTCCATGATCATTCCGGAGATGGTGGGCCTGACTCTTGCGGTGCATAACGGGAAACAGCACGTACCGGTGCTGGTGTCTGAACATATGGTTGGCCACAAGCTGGGCGAGTTCGCCCTGACCCGCAACTTTCGCGGGCACATTGTGGACAAGAAGTCCAAGCGTTAA
- the rplV gene encoding 50S ribosomal protein L22: MATEVAARLRGARISAQKARLVADQVRGLKVEKALNVLTFSPKKAAKIVKKVLESAIANAENNDGADVDELKVSTIFVDEGMSLKRIKPRAKGRADRITKRTCHITVKVSEGEE, encoded by the coding sequence ATGGCGACTGAAGTTGCAGCCCGCCTGCGCGGGGCAAGAATCTCGGCACAGAAAGCACGCCTGGTCGCAGACCAGGTGCGTGGTCTGAAGGTTGAAAAGGCACTGAACGTGCTGACTTTCAGCCCGAAGAAGGCCGCCAAGATTGTCAAGAAGGTGCTGGAGTCCGCAATCGCCAACGCGGAAAACAACGACGGCGCTGATGTGGATGAGCTGAAAGTGTCCACCATTTTTGTGGACGAAGGGATGTCGCTGAAGCGCATCAAGCCGCGTGCCAAGGGCCGTGCTGATCGCATCACCAAGCGCACCTGCCACATCACTGTCAAAGTGTCGGAAGGCGAGGAGTAA
- the rpsC gene encoding 30S ribosomal protein S3, translated as MGQKVHPVGIRLGIVKEHNSLWYASPKHYADYLVTDLKVRDYLHKRLKNASVSRIKIERPSENVRITISTARPGIVIGKKGEDVERLRREVAEKMGVPVHINIEEVRKPDLDARLVGDNIAGQLERRVMFRRAMKRAVQNAMKAGAEGIKVQVSGRLGGAEIARTEWYREGRVPLHTLRADIDYANVRAETTYGTIGIKVWIFRGEILGGMEQAAAQEEKQTKAPKKRGRG; from the coding sequence ATGGGTCAGAAAGTTCATCCGGTCGGCATTCGCCTGGGCATCGTCAAGGAGCATAACTCGCTCTGGTACGCCAGCCCGAAGCATTACGCCGATTATCTGGTTACCGATCTGAAAGTGCGTGATTACCTGCACAAGCGCCTGAAGAACGCATCGGTGAGCCGGATCAAGATCGAGCGTCCGAGCGAGAACGTGCGCATTACCATCAGCACTGCACGTCCTGGCATCGTGATCGGCAAGAAAGGTGAAGATGTTGAGCGCCTGCGTCGCGAAGTGGCCGAAAAGATGGGTGTGCCTGTGCACATCAACATCGAGGAAGTGCGCAAGCCCGACCTGGATGCCCGTCTGGTAGGTGACAACATCGCGGGTCAGCTCGAGCGTCGTGTGATGTTCCGCCGCGCCATGAAACGTGCAGTGCAGAACGCCATGAAAGCTGGCGCTGAAGGCATCAAGGTTCAGGTATCCGGCCGTCTGGGCGGTGCAGAGATTGCGCGTACTGAATGGTACCGCGAAGGCCGCGTGCCGCTGCACACCCTGCGTGCTGATATCGACTACGCGAATGTGCGCGCTGAAACCACCTACGGCACCATTGGTATCAAGGTGTGGATCTTCCGAGGGGAGATTCTGGGTGGCATGGAACAAGCCGCAGCACAGGAAGAGAAGCAGACCAAGGCGCCGAAAAAGCGCGGCCGTGGCTAA
- the rplP gene encoding 50S ribosomal protein L16: MLQPKRTKFRKVMKGRNRGLAQRGSKVSFGTIGLQATGRGRLTARQIEAARRAMTRHVKRGGKIWIRVFPDKPITQKPLEVRMGKGKGSVEYWVAQIQPGKMLYEMEGVADDVAREAFRLAAAKLPISTRVVIRTVM, encoded by the coding sequence ATGTTGCAGCCGAAGCGAACCAAATTCCGAAAAGTCATGAAGGGCCGTAACCGCGGCCTGGCACAACGGGGCAGCAAGGTCTCTTTCGGGACCATTGGCCTGCAGGCGACCGGCCGTGGCCGGCTGACTGCCCGCCAGATCGAGGCTGCGCGTCGTGCGATGACCCGTCACGTCAAGCGTGGTGGCAAGATCTGGATCCGGGTCTTCCCGGACAAGCCGATTACCCAGAAGCCGCTCGAAGTGCGGATGGGTAAAGGTAAGGGTAGCGTCGAATACTGGGTGGCTCAGATCCAGCCGGGCAAGATGCTGTACGAAATGGAAGGTGTGGCAGATGACGTGGCGCGTGAAGCGTTCCGTCTGGCTGCGGCTAAACTGCCGATCAGCACCCGCGTCGTGATCAGGACGGTGATGTAA
- the rpmC gene encoding 50S ribosomal protein L29, translating into MKASELRDKSVDALQQELNGLFETQFKQRMKQASGQLSKTHEIGAVRRDIARVKTILREKQGK; encoded by the coding sequence ATGAAAGCGAGCGAACTCAGAGACAAGAGCGTTGATGCACTGCAACAGGAGCTGAATGGCCTGTTCGAAACGCAGTTCAAGCAGCGCATGAAGCAGGCCTCCGGCCAGTTGTCCAAAACGCATGAGATCGGGGCGGTCCGTCGTGACATTGCGCGCGTCAAGACCATCCTCAGAGAGAAGCAGGGTAAATAG
- the rpsQ gene encoding 30S ribosomal protein S17 has protein sequence MAEANQKTKRTATGKVISNKADKTITVLVERQVKHPLYGKFIRRSTKLTAHDETNQCREGDLVTIEECRPLSKKKTWMLVSVVEQAQQA, from the coding sequence ATGGCTGAAGCGAACCAGAAAACGAAGCGGACGGCCACCGGCAAGGTGATCTCGAACAAAGCCGACAAGACCATCACTGTGCTGGTCGAGCGTCAGGTGAAGCACCCGCTGTACGGCAAGTTCATTCGTCGTTCCACCAAGCTGACGGCGCATGACGAAACCAACCAGTGCCGCGAAGGCGACCTGGTGACTATTGAAGAGTGCCGGCCGCTTTCCAAGAAAAAAACCTGGATGCTGGTCAGCGTTGTAGAACAGGCGCAACAGGCCTGA
- the rplN gene encoding 50S ribosomal protein L14, translated as MIQTESMLEVADNSGARRVQCIKVLGGSHRRYAGIGDIIKVTVKEAIPRGRVKKGDVMNAVVVRTRKGVRRPDGSVIRFDENAAVLLNNNKAPIGTRIFGPVTRELRTEQFMKIISLAPEVL; from the coding sequence ATGATTCAGACCGAAAGCATGCTTGAAGTGGCCGATAACAGCGGTGCGCGCCGGGTACAATGTATCAAAGTACTGGGTGGTTCCCATCGCCGCTATGCAGGCATTGGTGACATCATCAAGGTTACGGTCAAAGAAGCCATTCCGCGTGGTCGCGTCAAGAAAGGCGACGTGATGAACGCTGTGGTAGTGCGTACCCGCAAGGGTGTGCGTCGCCCGGATGGTTCAGTAATTCGTTTTGATGAAAATGCCGCGGTCCTGTTGAACAACAACAAGGCACCGATCGGTACCCGGATCTTCGGCCCGGTGACCCGGGAACTGCGTACCGAGCAGTTCATGAAGATCATTTCCCTGGCACCTGAAGTTCTGTAA
- the rplX gene encoding 50S ribosomal protein L24, whose amino-acid sequence MLKIKRDDEVIVIAGKDKGKRGKVTRVLPNGRLFVAGVNIVKKHTRANPQRGIQGGIVEKEASIHHSNVAIWNPASQKADRVGFRVEDGQKVRIFKSNGEVVGA is encoded by the coding sequence ATGCTTAAGATCAAGCGTGATGACGAAGTCATCGTAATCGCCGGTAAAGACAAAGGTAAGCGTGGCAAAGTCACGAGAGTGCTGCCGAATGGCCGCCTGTTTGTCGCTGGTGTGAATATTGTCAAGAAGCACACGCGCGCTAATCCGCAGCGTGGGATTCAGGGCGGCATCGTTGAGAAGGAAGCCAGCATTCACCACTCCAATGTGGCGATCTGGAATCCGGCCTCACAGAAAGCCGACCGCGTGGGCTTCCGTGTCGAAGACGGGCAGAAAGTCCGTATCTTCAAGTCCAATGGCGAAGTAGTCGGCGCCTGA
- the rplE gene encoding 50S ribosomal protein L5, producing the protein MNTLKELYEKEIVPKLIEEFGYKNVMEVPKITKITLNMGVGEAAQDRKAMDGALADMTAVSGQKPIVNNARKSVAGFKIREGWPIGCKVTLRKQRMYEFLGRLIDVAIPRVRDFRGLNPKSFDGRGNYSMGLREQIVFPEIEYDKIDKLRGMDITITTTAKTDDEARALLRAFNFPMRG; encoded by the coding sequence ATGAATACTCTGAAAGAGCTGTACGAAAAAGAGATTGTGCCGAAACTCATCGAGGAGTTCGGTTACAAGAACGTCATGGAAGTGCCGAAGATCACCAAGATCACCCTGAACATGGGTGTCGGTGAAGCTGCCCAGGACCGCAAGGCGATGGATGGTGCACTGGCTGACATGACAGCGGTTTCCGGCCAGAAGCCGATCGTGAACAACGCACGCAAGTCCGTTGCGGGGTTCAAGATCCGTGAAGGCTGGCCGATCGGCTGTAAAGTCACGCTGCGCAAGCAGCGCATGTACGAATTTCTCGGACGTCTGATCGACGTGGCGATTCCCCGGGTGCGTGACTTCCGTGGTCTGAACCCGAAATCGTTCGATGGCCGCGGGAACTACTCCATGGGTCTGCGCGAGCAGATCGTGTTCCCGGAAATCGAGTACGACAAGATCGACAAGCTGCGTGGCATGGATATCACCATTACCACGACGGCAAAGACCGATGATGAAGCCCGCGCCCTGTTGCGCGCTTTCAACTTCCCGATGAGAGGCTGA
- the rpsN gene encoding 30S ribosomal protein S14 translates to MAKTSMINREQKRAKLVAKFAAKRAELKKIILDPTAEPEAKWDAQVQLQKLPRDSARTRQRNRCRITGRPHGVYRKFGLGRNKLREAAMRGDVPGLVKSSW, encoded by the coding sequence ATGGCAAAGACCTCGATGATTAACCGGGAGCAGAAGCGCGCCAAACTGGTTGCCAAGTTTGCTGCCAAGCGTGCCGAGCTGAAAAAGATCATTCTCGACCCGACTGCTGAGCCGGAAGCCAAGTGGGATGCCCAGGTGCAGTTGCAGAAACTGCCGCGCGATTCCGCTCGTACCCGTCAGCGTAACCGGTGCCGTATCACCGGGCGTCCGCACGGTGTGTACCGTAAGTTCGGCCTGGGTCGTAACAAGTTGCGGGAAGCGGCCATGCGCGGTGATGTACCGGGCCTGGTGAAATCCAGCTGGTAA
- the rpsH gene encoding 30S ribosomal protein S8, whose product MSMQDTLADMFTRIRNAQMAKKVKVDIPSSTSKVAIAKLLQDEGYIAGYQVDGDNIKPTLTIELKYFEGRPVIEKIKRVSTPGLRIYRGAGDIPKVKGGLGVMIVSTNQGFMTDRAARKANVGGELICEVS is encoded by the coding sequence ATGAGCATGCAAGATACCCTGGCGGATATGTTTACCCGTATCCGTAACGCGCAGATGGCAAAGAAGGTCAAGGTGGATATTCCTTCTTCCACCAGCAAGGTGGCCATTGCCAAGCTGCTGCAGGATGAGGGTTACATCGCTGGATATCAGGTAGACGGTGACAACATCAAGCCGACCCTGACCATCGAGCTGAAGTACTTCGAAGGCCGCCCGGTGATCGAAAAGATCAAACGGGTGAGCACGCCTGGTCTGCGTATCTATCGCGGTGCTGGCGACATTCCGAAGGTGAAAGGCGGTCTGGGTGTGATGATCGTTTCCACCAACCAGGGTTTTATGACCGATCGCGCAGCACGCAAGGCCAATGTTGGCGGCGAGCTGATCTGCGAAGTGTCCTGA
- the rplF gene encoding 50S ribosomal protein L6 — protein MSRVAKNPIKLPQGVEVKIDDQRVAIKGGKGALEHVVHELVAVAVDDGVLSVRPQKESQQAWALAGTTRALLSNMVTGVSAGFERKLELIGVGYRAQAQGKVLNLSLGFSHPVAYELPEGITAETPTQTEIVLKGIDKQLIGQVAANVRGFRPPEPYKGKGVRYAGEKVRRKEAKKK, from the coding sequence ATGTCAAGAGTAGCGAAGAATCCGATTAAACTGCCGCAGGGCGTTGAGGTAAAAATCGACGACCAGCGTGTAGCCATCAAGGGCGGCAAAGGTGCTCTTGAACATGTGGTGCACGAGCTGGTAGCCGTGGCAGTGGACGATGGCGTGCTGAGCGTACGTCCGCAGAAAGAATCCCAGCAAGCCTGGGCGCTGGCAGGCACCACGCGTGCACTGCTGAGCAACATGGTGACCGGCGTTTCCGCTGGCTTCGAGCGCAAGCTGGAGCTGATCGGTGTTGGTTATCGTGCCCAGGCGCAAGGCAAGGTTCTGAACCTGTCGCTCGGTTTTTCCCACCCGGTAGCGTACGAACTGCCGGAAGGTATCACCGCGGAAACCCCGACACAGACAGAAATTGTCCTCAAGGGTATCGACAAGCAATTGATTGGCCAGGTGGCAGCCAACGTTCGCGGCTTCCGTCCGCCGGAGCCCTACAAGGGCAAAGGTGTCCGGTATGCAGGCGAGAAGGTTCGCCGTAAGGAAGCCAAGAAGAAATAA
- the rplR gene encoding 50S ribosomal protein L18 — translation MIDKKVSRQRRAKRTRMKIRELGAVRLCVHRTPRHIYAQVTTAAGDKVLASASTVEKDLRGSATGNADAAVAVGKLIAERAKAAGVERVAFDRSGFKYHGRVKALADAARENGLEF, via the coding sequence ATGATAGACAAAAAAGTATCACGTCAGCGTAGAGCCAAACGTACCCGGATGAAGATCCGCGAGCTGGGTGCTGTCCGTCTTTGCGTACATCGTACTCCGCGTCACATCTATGCTCAGGTGACGACGGCGGCAGGCGACAAGGTGCTGGCCAGCGCATCCACGGTCGAAAAAGACCTGCGTGGTAGCGCAACCGGTAATGCTGATGCAGCCGTGGCAGTGGGCAAGCTGATTGCCGAGCGCGCCAAGGCGGCAGGCGTTGAACGCGTTGCCTTTGATCGTTCCGGCTTCAAGTATCACGGCCGGGTCAAGGCGCTGGCCGATGCCGCGCGTGAAAACGGGCTTGAATTCTAA
- the rpsE gene encoding 30S ribosomal protein S5, whose protein sequence is MAKVDPNEGLQEKLVQVNRVAKVVKGGRIFAFTALTVVGDGKGKVGFGRGKAREVPAAIQKALEAARRNMIQVDLDGTTIQHPIKARHGASKVYMQPASDGTGVIAGGAMRAVLEVTGVQNVLAKCYGSTNPVNVVRATFEGLRAMSSAEHIAAKRGKTVEDILN, encoded by the coding sequence ATGGCGAAGGTTGATCCCAACGAAGGTCTGCAGGAAAAGCTGGTTCAAGTGAACCGCGTTGCCAAAGTAGTAAAAGGCGGTCGTATTTTTGCTTTTACCGCGCTGACTGTGGTGGGCGATGGCAAAGGTAAGGTGGGTTTTGGCCGTGGCAAGGCGCGTGAAGTGCCGGCCGCTATCCAAAAGGCCCTGGAGGCTGCCCGCCGTAACATGATCCAGGTGGATCTGGACGGCACCACTATCCAGCACCCGATCAAGGCTCGTCATGGCGCCTCCAAGGTGTACATGCAGCCTGCTTCCGATGGTACCGGCGTGATCGCCGGCGGCGCGATGCGTGCTGTCCTGGAAGTGACCGGCGTGCAGAACGTATTGGCCAAGTGCTACGGCTCCACCAATCCGGTGAACGTAGTGCGGGCAACCTTCGAAGGTCTGCGTGCCATGTCCTCCGCTGAGCATATTGCAGCGAAGCGCGGCAAGACCGTTGAAGACATCCTGAATTGA
- the rpmD gene encoding 50S ribosomal protein L30, which yields MAANKIKVTQTKSSFGRLEKHKACVRGLGLRRIGHTVEVEDTPSVRGMINKVSYMVRVEGE from the coding sequence ATGGCGGCTAACAAGATCAAGGTAACCCAGACGAAGAGCTCTTTCGGTCGTCTGGAAAAGCACAAGGCCTGCGTGCGTGGCCTCGGCCTGCGTCGTATCGGCCATACGGTTGAGGTGGAAGATACGCCTTCGGTACGCGGCATGATCAACAAAGTCTCGTACATGGTACGGGTGGAAGGAGAGTGA
- the rplO gene encoding 50S ribosomal protein L15 produces MRLNELSPAEGSRPSAKRLGRGIGSGLGKTGGHGHKGQTSRSGGTVKPGFEGGQMPLQRRLPKFGFTSRKAMSTAEVRLAELARVDGDVVDLDSLKKANVIRRDMKRAKIVLSGELDRALTVRGLLITRGAREAIEKAGGKVEE; encoded by the coding sequence ATGCGTCTGAACGAACTGAGCCCCGCAGAGGGTTCCCGTCCGTCCGCCAAGCGCCTCGGCCGTGGTATCGGCAGCGGCCTCGGCAAGACCGGCGGTCATGGTCATAAAGGCCAGACTTCCCGTTCTGGCGGCACCGTCAAGCCCGGCTTCGAGGGTGGTCAGATGCCGCTGCAGCGTCGTCTGCCGAAGTTCGGCTTCACCTCTCGCAAAGCCATGAGCACTGCGGAAGTGCGTCTGGCCGAACTGGCCCGTGTGGACGGCGACGTGGTGGATCTGGACAGCCTGAAGAAAGCGAACGTGATCCGTCGCGACATGAAGCGCGCCAAGATTGTGCTGAGCGGTGAGCTGGATCGTGCGCTGACTGTGCGGGGCCTGCTGATCACTCGTGGCGCCCGTGAGGCGATCGAGAAAGCCGGCGGTAAAGTCGAGGAATAA
- the secY gene encoding preprotein translocase subunit SecY: protein MAKNRAQTLSQNTPDGSALRGLWRRIGFLLGALVVFRIGAHIPVPGINPDAMARLFDQNRDTVLAMFNMFSGGALERMSIFALGVMPYITASIVIQLLSAVNPTLEQLRKEGEQGRRKITQYTRYLTVFLALIQSFGVAAGLYSQNVTLVPENPATMDIFSFYFVAVTSLVTGTIFLMWLGEQITERGIGNGISMLIFAGIVAGLPGAVAQTFEATRQGEMNLMILLAVLVVAVAVIFAVVFFERGQRRITVNYARRQQGRRMYAAQQSHLPLKVNMAGVIPAIFASSILLFPASISQWFAGSSDTWWANAMRITTDALMPGSPLYILLFTLGIVFFCYFYAALMFNPKDVADNLKKSGAYIPGIRPGEQSARYIDTVMGRLTLVGAAYMTAVCLLPLFLQGMWNVPFYLGGTSLLIVVVVVMDFWAQVNAQLMSTQYEKLMKKANLKGYGGTGLVR from the coding sequence ATGGCCAAGAACCGTGCACAGACACTGAGTCAGAATACCCCGGACGGGTCCGCGCTGCGGGGCCTGTGGCGACGCATCGGCTTCTTGCTGGGCGCCCTGGTGGTATTCCGGATCGGCGCGCACATTCCCGTCCCGGGCATCAACCCGGACGCGATGGCGCGCCTGTTCGACCAGAACCGCGACACCGTATTGGCAATGTTCAATATGTTCTCCGGGGGTGCCCTGGAGCGCATGAGTATCTTCGCGCTGGGTGTGATGCCGTATATCACCGCATCCATCGTGATCCAGTTGCTGTCCGCCGTGAACCCCACGCTGGAGCAACTGCGCAAGGAAGGTGAGCAGGGCCGCCGCAAGATCACCCAGTACACCCGTTATCTGACGGTGTTTCTGGCGCTGATCCAGTCGTTCGGCGTGGCCGCCGGCCTGTACAGCCAGAATGTGACCCTGGTACCGGAGAATCCGGCCACCATGGACATCTTCTCGTTCTACTTTGTGGCGGTAACGTCGCTGGTGACCGGGACCATCTTCCTGATGTGGCTGGGTGAGCAGATTACCGAGCGGGGTATCGGCAACGGTATTTCCATGCTGATCTTCGCGGGCATCGTCGCAGGCCTGCCGGGTGCGGTGGCACAGACCTTTGAAGCCACCCGCCAGGGCGAGATGAACCTGATGATCCTGCTGGCGGTGCTGGTAGTGGCCGTGGCGGTGATCTTCGCGGTGGTGTTCTTCGAGCGTGGCCAGCGCCGTATTACGGTGAATTATGCCCGCCGGCAGCAAGGCCGCCGGATGTACGCAGCACAGCAGAGCCATCTGCCGCTGAAAGTGAACATGGCAGGTGTAATCCCGGCGATTTTTGCCAGCTCGATCCTGCTGTTCCCGGCGTCGATCAGCCAGTGGTTTGCCGGCAGCTCCGACACCTGGTGGGCGAACGCCATGCGTATCACCACTGATGCGCTGATGCCGGGTTCGCCGCTGTATATCCTGCTGTTTACGCTGGGTATTGTGTTTTTCTGCTACTTCTACGCGGCGTTGATGTTCAACCCGAAAGACGTGGCAGACAACCTGAAGAAGTCCGGGGCCTACATCCCTGGTATCCGCCCGGGTGAGCAGTCTGCCCGGTACATCGATACGGTAATGGGCCGCCTGACCTTGGTTGGTGCAGCTTATATGACCGCGGTGTGCCTGCTGCCGCTGTTTCTCCAGGGCATGTGGAACGTACCCTTCTATCTGGGTGGTACGTCCCTGCTGATCGTGGTGGTGGTCGTGATGGATTTCTGGGCGCAGGTGAATGCCCAGCTGATGTCTACCCAGTACGAAAAGCTGATGAAGAAAGCGAATCTGAAAGGCTATGGCGGCACCGGCCTGGTGCGGTAA
- the rpmJ gene encoding 50S ribosomal protein L36 — translation MKVQASVKKVCRNCKIVRRKGRVMVICSAEPRHKQRQG, via the coding sequence ATGAAGGTTCAGGCTTCTGTTAAGAAAGTGTGCCGTAACTGCAAGATTGTCCGCCGTAAAGGCCGGGTAATGGTGATTTGCAGTGCCGAGCCGCGGCACAAGCAGCGTCAGGGCTGA
- the rpsM gene encoding 30S ribosomal protein S13 — protein MARIAGVNIPDNKHAVISLTYVYGIGRTTAQKICVATGIAPTTKVRELSEEQLDQIRGEVAKITVEGDLRREVSMNIKRLMDMGCFRGIRHRRGLPLRGQRTKTNARTRKGPRKPIRK, from the coding sequence ATGGCCCGTATTGCAGGCGTCAACATCCCGGATAACAAGCATGCGGTGATCTCGCTGACCTACGTCTACGGGATCGGTCGTACCACGGCACAGAAGATCTGTGTTGCCACCGGTATCGCGCCGACCACCAAGGTACGTGAGCTGAGCGAAGAGCAGCTGGACCAGATCCGGGGCGAAGTGGCCAAGATCACGGTCGAGGGTGACCTGCGCCGTGAAGTGAGCATGAACATCAAACGTCTGATGGACATGGGTTGCTTCCGTGGCATCCGCCACCGTCGTGGCCTGCCGCTGCGCGGCCAGCGCACCAAGACCAATGCCCGGACCCGCAAGGGCCCGCGCAAACCGATCCGCAAGTAA
- the rpsK gene encoding 30S ribosomal protein S11, whose translation MAKSKKDTGARRKKVTRTVADGIAHVHASFNNTIITISDRQGNVLSWATSGGAGFRGSRKSTPFAAQVAAENAGNAAKDYGLKNLEVRVKGPGPGRESSVRALNACGYKITSINDVTPIPHNGCRPPKKRRV comes from the coding sequence ATGGCAAAGTCAAAGAAAGACACCGGCGCTCGCCGTAAGAAAGTTACCCGGACGGTAGCGGACGGTATTGCGCACGTTCATGCGTCCTTCAACAACACCATCATCACGATCTCCGATCGTCAGGGCAATGTACTGTCCTGGGCGACCTCGGGCGGTGCTGGTTTCCGCGGCTCTCGCAAGAGCACCCCGTTCGCAGCCCAGGTAGCGGCTGAGAACGCGGGTAACGCGGCCAAAGACTACGGTCTGAAAAACCTGGAAGTACGGGTCAAGGGCCCGGGTCCAGGTCGTGAATCCTCGGTGCGCGCCCTGAATGCCTGTGGTTACAAGATCACCAGCATCAACGACGTCACGCCGATTCCGCATAACGGCTGCCGGCCGCCGAAAAAACGCCGCGTGTAA
- the rpsD gene encoding 30S ribosomal protein S4: MARYIGPKCKLSRREGTDLFLKSGIRPLDSKCKAEQAPGAAAANRRQSRLSDYGVQLREKQKVRRMYGVLEKQFRGYYKKAAGSKGATGEVLLQLLEGRLDNVVYRMGFGATRAEARQLVSHRAITVNGQTVNVASYQVRPGDLVAVREKAKNQLRVKNAMELAQQRGFASWLEVDEKKLEGTLKALPERIDLPAEINENLIVELYSK; this comes from the coding sequence ATGGCAAGATACATCGGTCCCAAGTGCAAGCTTTCCCGTCGTGAAGGCACCGACCTGTTCCTGAAGAGCGGTATTCGTCCGCTCGACTCCAAGTGCAAGGCGGAGCAGGCACCGGGTGCGGCAGCGGCCAACCGTCGCCAGAGCCGTCTGTCTGATTACGGCGTGCAGCTGCGTGAAAAACAGAAAGTACGTCGCATGTACGGCGTGCTGGAAAAGCAATTCCGCGGCTACTACAAAAAAGCCGCTGGTTCGAAAGGTGCTACCGGCGAGGTGCTGCTGCAGCTGCTGGAAGGTCGCCTGGACAACGTGGTTTACCGGATGGGCTTTGGTGCCACTCGCGCTGAAGCTCGCCAGCTGGTCTCCCACCGTGCCATCACGGTAAACGGCCAGACTGTTAACGTGGCGTCCTATCAGGTACGCCCCGGCGACCTGGTCGCCGTGCGTGAAAAGGCCAAGAACCAGCTGCGCGTGAAGAACGCGATGGAACTGGCCCAGCAGCGCGGTTTTGCTAGCTGGCTCGAAGTGGACGAGAAGAAGCTGGAAGGTACACTCAAGGCACTGCCGGAGCGTATCGACCTGCCGGCCGAGATCAATGAAAACCTGATCGTCGAGCTGTATTCCAAGTAA